One genomic window of Paenibacillus xylanilyticus includes the following:
- a CDS encoding GntR family transcriptional regulator: MIIQLDMQSELPIYSQLVYQIIEGIASGELQLGEALPSVRNLAADIGVNLHTVNKAYTLLKQDGYILIHRQKGVVVNPDGMPGLTDDFLKKQQRELRPIIAEAICRGMTKEELSAVLDQIYDDVKMGHNKE, encoded by the coding sequence CATTTATTCTCAACTGGTTTATCAAATTATCGAAGGCATTGCTAGTGGTGAACTGCAGCTAGGTGAAGCGCTACCTTCAGTTCGGAATTTGGCAGCAGATATTGGTGTTAACCTTCATACGGTCAACAAGGCGTATACGCTACTCAAGCAAGATGGATACATACTAATTCACAGACAAAAGGGAGTTGTCGTAAACCCTGATGGGATGCCTGGTCTAACGGATGATTTTTTGAAAAAGCAGCAAAGAGAATTAAGACCGATTATTGCCGAAGCGATATGTCGAGGCATGACCAAAGAGGAATTGTCTGCGGTATTAGATCAAATCTATGATGATGTGAAGATGGGGCACAACAAGGAATAA
- a CDS encoding DUF1648 domain-containing protein, with protein MQLFSILSVILIFAPLAVLLSFTPYLTRETISFGVTVSEYNYYTPILRKLRKTFAAVSLIGNGLVIVVCLFLLRSANEESTAIITGVCTMMFVVYWVALHLIFHFKMKRLKGTLPPAEAPQRVKIDTTFRQNKLTYSNYWFLIHLAIIVAVAIISILNYDALPNVIPMKYDLQGNVTSSVPKTYLSVLAINLVQLGVIALLMLVNWSIKTSKQQLTPSNPAQFAAEHIRFRRKWSLFTIITGLLLTILFAFIQINMFVPNQVLLTAISLITSVGILLGAILLSLTGRQGGGKIRNHLEDSERSKEQPVNDDEYWKLGFIYFNPNDPSFTVEKRYGIGWTINFARPLSWGLLLLIIAIVVISRALSQ; from the coding sequence ATGCAACTATTTAGTATCTTATCTGTCATCTTAATCTTTGCTCCATTAGCCGTACTTCTATCCTTTACACCTTATCTAACAAGGGAAACCATTAGCTTTGGGGTTACGGTAAGTGAATATAATTATTACACACCCATTCTACGTAAGTTACGTAAAACGTTTGCTGCAGTAAGTCTGATCGGGAACGGGTTGGTTATAGTTGTCTGCCTATTTTTACTCCGATCTGCCAATGAAGAGTCTACGGCAATAATCACCGGTGTTTGCACCATGATGTTCGTTGTGTACTGGGTAGCACTACATTTAATTTTTCATTTCAAGATGAAAAGGTTAAAGGGTACACTTCCACCTGCAGAAGCACCTCAACGGGTTAAAATTGATACCACCTTCCGCCAAAATAAGCTCACGTATTCCAACTATTGGTTTCTAATTCATCTGGCTATTATTGTAGCCGTTGCGATCATTTCGATCCTGAATTATGATGCACTACCTAACGTTATTCCAATGAAATACGATCTTCAGGGCAATGTCACTTCCAGTGTGCCTAAAACCTACCTTTCAGTACTCGCTATTAATCTGGTACAGCTAGGAGTAATTGCCCTCCTGATGCTGGTTAACTGGAGTATTAAAACAAGCAAACAACAGCTTACTCCATCCAATCCTGCCCAATTTGCTGCTGAACATATCCGATTCCGCCGTAAGTGGTCCCTATTTACGATCATTACAGGGTTGCTTCTAACCATCTTATTTGCCTTCATTCAGATCAATATGTTCGTTCCTAATCAGGTCTTGTTAACCGCGATTAGTCTGATCACCTCAGTGGGAATCTTATTAGGCGCTATATTGCTGTCTCTCACAGGCAGACAAGGCGGCGGGAAAATTCGTAATCATCTAGAGGATAGCGAACGCTCTAAGGAGCAGCCTGTGAATGATGATGAGTATTGGAAGCTTGGTTTTATTTACTTCAATCCCAATGATCCTTCTTTTACTGTAGAGAAACGTTATGGAATAGGCTGGACGATTAACTTCGCTCGTCCACTATCTTGGGGCCTGTTATTACTTATCATTGCTATTGTTGTTATAAGCAGAGCTCTGAGCCAATAA
- a CDS encoding alpha/beta fold hydrolase, with the protein MNNWKKLLCSLTFVCLILPVTSISAAAEKPVDHENLVPVREIAIKNGAEVSWQQNTGQITITRNELTIVVKVGEKQAIVNGQVIPLDHPVQLTKGVTYMDGGFLTEALKVAPEDIFISLISEGDGKEAAKYVHTSVSGVLSPTLLSQLWSALEGQNGKITNKAVAKHVENNSVHRNVTYTFKTELTSVNITVRMNQDGLVDDLYVAAAAPDVYQKPSYDDPSAYTEQDITVGQGDLALPGTLTLPKGEGPFPVVILVHGSGPSNRDAAIGGAKPFRDLAVGLASQGVAVLRYDKVTYEHTYKVASQPKFTLKQESVDQVTDAVALLKKNAHIDSTAIFVAGHSQGGFAVPLIIAEDKQDDIVGSILLAAPSSSFVDVLTEQQDELFGRMKQLGLDTEIIQKQVDFYKNVAAIVKDPNYSVDHLPEAFPLQPAYWWFEQRDYVPAELAKTQHIPMLILQGENDVQVSMDQFQNWKSALQGHSNVTYNSYPKVNHLLSSYGGLSIGQEYAEPSNVSKAIIDDIASWVLKVE; encoded by the coding sequence ATGAACAATTGGAAAAAGCTATTATGTTCTCTTACTTTCGTATGCCTTATCCTGCCGGTAACATCCATCTCAGCAGCTGCCGAGAAACCTGTTGATCATGAAAATCTAGTTCCTGTTCGTGAGATTGCAATAAAGAATGGGGCAGAGGTATCTTGGCAGCAAAACACAGGACAAATTACAATAACAAGAAATGAGCTTACCATTGTAGTTAAGGTAGGGGAGAAACAGGCGATCGTGAATGGGCAAGTCATTCCCTTAGACCACCCTGTTCAGTTAACGAAAGGGGTTACCTATATGGATGGGGGATTTCTTACCGAGGCACTGAAGGTGGCACCTGAGGATATATTCATTTCACTTATAAGTGAAGGGGATGGCAAGGAGGCAGCCAAGTATGTTCATACCTCGGTGAGTGGAGTGTTGTCACCCACGTTATTGAGTCAGCTATGGTCAGCATTAGAAGGTCAAAATGGGAAAATCACAAATAAAGCCGTAGCGAAACACGTAGAGAACAACTCCGTGCATCGCAATGTCACATATACTTTTAAAACAGAGCTTACCAGTGTAAATATTACCGTCAGAATGAATCAGGACGGACTGGTGGATGACTTGTATGTTGCCGCGGCTGCTCCAGATGTTTATCAAAAACCAAGTTACGACGATCCATCTGCTTATACAGAACAAGACATTACGGTTGGTCAGGGAGATTTAGCTTTACCAGGGACATTGACCTTGCCCAAGGGAGAGGGACCTTTCCCGGTTGTCATTCTGGTACACGGTTCTGGGCCTAGCAATCGAGACGCTGCCATTGGTGGGGCAAAGCCATTTCGCGATCTTGCGGTAGGTTTAGCTTCACAAGGCGTTGCTGTATTAAGATACGATAAGGTCACCTATGAGCATACCTATAAAGTGGCTTCACAGCCTAAATTCACATTAAAACAAGAAAGTGTGGATCAGGTAACCGATGCCGTAGCCTTACTTAAAAAGAATGCACATATTGATTCTACAGCGATTTTTGTAGCTGGACATAGTCAAGGCGGGTTTGCAGTACCGTTAATCATTGCTGAGGATAAACAAGATGATATTGTGGGAAGTATCCTGCTTGCTGCACCAAGTAGCAGCTTTGTGGATGTGCTTACCGAGCAGCAGGACGAATTGTTCGGTCGGATGAAGCAGCTTGGTTTAGACACGGAGATCATTCAAAAACAAGTTGATTTTTACAAAAATGTTGCTGCAATCGTTAAAGATCCTAACTATTCCGTAGATCATCTTCCTGAGGCGTTTCCACTTCAACCTGCTTATTGGTGGTTTGAGCAGAGAGATTATGTACCTGCGGAACTGGCTAAAACACAACATATCCCCATGCTTATTCTACAAGGTGAAAATGATGTGCAAGTGTCTATGGATCAATTCCAGAATTGGAAATCCGCTCTTCAAGGTCATTCCAATGTAACGTACAATAGCTATCCAAAGGTGAATCATCTCTTATCCAGCTATGGTGGACTTTCAATTGGTCAAGAGTACGCTGAGCCATCCAATGTCTCCAAAGCCATTATCGATGATATTGCGAGTTGGGTATTAAAAGTGGAGTGA
- a CDS encoding hemolysin family protein, with the protein MDSERYALNLVLVAILIGFSAFFVAVEFALVRIRPSRIDQMIAEGNKRALAVKQAVANLDGYLSACQLGITITSLGLGWLGEPTVEKILHPLFESLSMPEALSSFLSFVIAFVAITYLHVVVGELAPKTIAIRKAETVALLTSTPIIWFNRIMYPFIWLLNGSANQLVKLFGIKPASEHEEAHSEEELQIIINESFESGKINQAEFGYVSRIFAFDEMLAKEIMVPRTDMVCLYVNKTNEENLEIIREEQYTRFPVVNESKDDIIGIINTKQFFLELYGNDEPVDLSSLIQPVSAVHETTPVKDLLKKMQKDGVHIAVLVDEYGGTSGIVTIEDVLEQIVGEIRDEFDADEVEDIQIINENYVIMDGKVSLSKVNDMFMSNLDADEWDTIGGWLYSHRPEMNEQDEYEFENLTFVLLEKDKNRFYKVAVVPKEPLVMSEYTDEDEKEA; encoded by the coding sequence ATGGACAGTGAGAGGTATGCGTTAAATTTAGTATTGGTTGCGATTTTGATAGGATTTTCAGCATTTTTCGTTGCGGTTGAATTCGCCTTGGTACGAATTCGTCCAAGCCGGATTGACCAAATGATTGCAGAAGGAAACAAGCGTGCTCTGGCTGTCAAACAGGCTGTTGCCAACCTGGATGGATATCTGTCCGCATGTCAGCTCGGGATTACCATTACATCCCTCGGACTTGGATGGCTTGGTGAACCGACGGTAGAGAAAATTCTCCACCCTTTGTTTGAAAGTTTAAGTATGCCTGAGGCGCTCTCATCATTCTTATCGTTTGTTATTGCCTTTGTTGCCATTACATACTTGCATGTTGTGGTTGGTGAACTTGCTCCCAAAACGATTGCAATCCGCAAAGCTGAAACGGTTGCGCTCCTGACGTCTACACCTATCATCTGGTTTAACCGAATTATGTATCCTTTTATCTGGCTGTTGAACGGCTCGGCGAATCAACTGGTCAAATTGTTTGGAATCAAGCCTGCGTCCGAGCATGAAGAGGCGCACTCAGAAGAAGAACTGCAAATTATTATTAATGAAAGCTTCGAAAGCGGCAAAATTAATCAGGCCGAGTTCGGATATGTTAGCCGGATCTTTGCTTTTGATGAAATGCTCGCCAAAGAAATTATGGTACCCCGGACCGATATGGTCTGCCTTTATGTCAATAAAACGAATGAAGAAAACCTGGAAATTATCAGGGAGGAGCAATATACCCGATTCCCGGTTGTCAATGAGAGCAAGGACGATATCATTGGTATCATCAATACCAAACAGTTCTTCCTGGAGCTCTACGGGAACGACGAACCGGTTGATCTGTCTTCGCTGATTCAGCCCGTATCTGCTGTTCACGAAACGACTCCGGTGAAGGATCTGCTCAAGAAAATGCAGAAGGACGGCGTGCACATCGCGGTGCTGGTCGACGAATATGGCGGTACATCAGGGATTGTAACCATTGAGGATGTACTTGAACAGATTGTCGGCGAAATTCGTGACGAGTTCGATGCGGACGAAGTGGAAGATATCCAGATCATCAATGAGAACTATGTCATTATGGATGGCAAGGTATCCCTGTCGAAGGTTAACGACATGTTTATGTCGAATCTCGATGCCGATGAATGGGACACTATTGGTGGATGGCTCTACAGCCATCGCCCGGAAATGAACGAGCAGGATGAGTATGAATTTGAGAACCTGACGTTTGTACTTCTGGAAAAAGACAAAAACCGTTTCTACAAGGTGGCTGTTGTACCTAAAGAACCACTTGTCATGTCTGAGTATACGGATGAAGACGAGAAAGAGGCCTAA
- the cls gene encoding cardiolipin synthase, producing MIWLVIILVVFIFQAATILVLEFRNPSKAVAWLFILFCVPLVGFVVYYFVAQDYNKRKKVRKAGSRIFREIRETIWEQAHIVEDASQMPDHGFEHQQRLFNLLTHLSESPITGCNHSKVLTNGEEAFSAMLHEMEKAKHHLHVEFYIFRDDVISTQFQEVMIRKAQEGVKVRFICDGLGSHKMSWSFIRKLKEAGVEFHFFLPPLIATIDRRVNYRNHRKIVVVDGKVGFVGGINVGDDYLGQYPNIGFWRDTHVQIEGDAVYFLQNTFLNDWKLASGEQISEPQLTELFPPHICSGEERIQILASGPDQEWDAIQEMCFGAISVACNRIYITSPYFIPDPALYEALKTAAVSGVDVKIIIPYQSDSRLVHLASLSYVEELLRAGVEFYQYRKGFVHAKVMIVDELLATVGTANMDMRSFFCNFELTAVLFESSSMNRLIEDFERDLQECSKIDLEVFQGRSRGQKGAEILSRMLSPLL from the coding sequence ATGATTTGGCTGGTCATCATCTTAGTTGTTTTTATTTTTCAGGCAGCCACAATATTGGTGCTGGAATTCCGTAATCCGTCCAAGGCAGTGGCCTGGCTGTTTATTTTATTTTGCGTTCCACTTGTTGGGTTCGTAGTGTACTACTTTGTCGCGCAGGACTATAACAAGCGTAAAAAGGTCCGCAAGGCAGGATCACGAATCTTCCGGGAGATCAGAGAGACCATTTGGGAACAAGCCCATATCGTGGAGGATGCTTCGCAGATGCCGGACCACGGCTTCGAGCATCAGCAACGGTTGTTTAATTTATTAACCCATCTGTCGGAAAGCCCGATAACCGGTTGTAACCATAGCAAGGTGCTCACAAATGGAGAAGAGGCATTTTCTGCAATGCTGCATGAAATGGAGAAGGCGAAACATCATCTGCACGTGGAATTTTATATCTTCCGTGATGATGTGATCAGTACCCAATTCCAGGAAGTCATGATTCGTAAGGCACAGGAAGGGGTTAAGGTTCGATTTATTTGTGATGGCCTGGGCAGTCATAAAATGAGCTGGAGCTTTATCCGCAAGCTGAAGGAAGCGGGAGTGGAGTTTCACTTCTTTCTTCCACCATTGATCGCTACGATTGATCGCAGGGTGAACTATCGCAACCACCGCAAGATTGTCGTTGTGGATGGCAAGGTGGGATTCGTAGGCGGGATTAACGTAGGCGATGATTATCTTGGGCAGTATCCGAATATTGGATTTTGGCGGGATACTCATGTGCAGATTGAGGGAGATGCCGTTTATTTCCTGCAGAATACATTTCTTAATGACTGGAAGCTGGCATCTGGAGAGCAGATTTCCGAACCTCAATTGACCGAATTGTTCCCACCCCACATATGCAGCGGTGAAGAACGCATTCAAATTCTCGCCAGCGGTCCCGACCAGGAGTGGGATGCCATTCAGGAGATGTGTTTTGGTGCCATCTCGGTAGCCTGTAACCGCATCTATATTACAAGTCCCTATTTTATTCCGGACCCTGCCCTGTATGAAGCACTTAAGACGGCAGCTGTAAGCGGAGTGGATGTTAAGATTATCATTCCTTACCAGTCGGATTCCCGGCTTGTTCATCTGGCCTCCCTTTCTTACGTTGAGGAACTGCTTCGTGCGGGCGTGGAGTTTTATCAATATCGAAAAGGATTTGTACATGCCAAAGTCATGATTGTGGATGAGCTTCTTGCAACCGTAGGTACTGCCAACATGGATATGCGGAGTTTTTTCTGCAACTTTGAGTTGACCGCTGTCTTGTTTGAGTCTTCTTCCATGAATCGGCTTATTGAAGATTTTGAACGGGATTTGCAGGAATGCAGCAAAATTGATCTGGAAGTCTTTCAGGGTCGATCACGAGGACAAAAAGGGGCAGAAATACTTTCTCGCATGCTTTCTCCGCTGCTTTAG
- a CDS encoding YitT family protein — protein sequence MSNVTVKELTSKPDRNVKSSVFTLKLLQRILMILVGAALMAVSLEIFLVPNGVIDGGITGISIMVSELTHLPLGIFLTLLNLPFLILGYKQIGKTFALSTLLGIVAMSIGTSLLHHVPALTPGEPLLGAVFGGLILGVGVGLVIRSGGSLDGTEIVAILLSEKSPLSVGQIVLFINVFIFAGAGFVFGWPNALYSMIAYYIAMKMIDIVNEGLDQSKSVWIISEKYRDIGSALTDRLGRGVTFLDGEGGFSGDEKKIIFVVITRLEEAKLKSIVEDWDPHAFVAIGNIHDVKGGRFKKKGIH from the coding sequence ATGTCCAATGTAACGGTTAAAGAATTAACATCGAAGCCGGATCGGAATGTAAAAAGCTCGGTGTTTACACTGAAGCTCCTGCAACGTATTTTAATGATTTTGGTTGGTGCCGCACTGATGGCAGTATCACTTGAAATATTTCTCGTGCCTAATGGCGTCATTGATGGTGGGATTACGGGGATCTCGATTATGGTGTCAGAGCTTACGCATCTGCCGCTCGGGATTTTCCTGACCTTGCTCAACTTGCCATTTCTGATCCTGGGTTACAAACAAATTGGTAAAACGTTCGCGTTATCCACATTGCTTGGCATTGTGGCCATGTCCATCGGAACTTCTTTATTGCACCATGTTCCTGCATTGACACCGGGTGAGCCGCTGCTCGGAGCTGTTTTTGGCGGATTGATCCTGGGGGTCGGTGTCGGCCTTGTTATCCGGTCTGGGGGATCGCTTGATGGTACGGAGATCGTAGCCATCCTGCTGAGTGAGAAGTCACCATTGTCTGTCGGACAGATTGTTTTGTTCATTAACGTGTTTATTTTCGCAGGCGCAGGATTTGTATTCGGTTGGCCGAACGCCCTGTATTCAATGATCGCGTACTATATTGCTATGAAGATGATTGATATCGTCAATGAAGGTTTGGATCAGTCCAAATCGGTATGGATCATCAGTGAGAAATATCGGGATATCGGTTCAGCCCTGACAGACCGTCTCGGTCGTGGGGTTACTTTCCTGGATGGGGAAGGCGGATTCAGCGGGGATGAGAAGAAAATTATCTTCGTGGTCATTACTCGTCTGGAAGAAGCGAAGCTGAAGTCGATCGTGGAAGATTGGGACCCGCATGCCTTTGTGGCGATCGGTAACATTCATGACGTGAAGGGCGGACGTTTCAAGAAAAAAGGTATCCATTAG
- the ligD gene encoding non-homologous end-joining DNA ligase, producing MPRTIKGTITIEGVELTVTNPDKLLWPEAGVTKAIYLQKLAAIAPFLLTYTRNRLLTTIRYPHGAGGEFFYQKNAPEPIPEFVRTEIHEGIRYIVMDGLPELLWLGNLAALEFHPSLHAVGSHLPCEWMIDLDPSLEEEPRIMQAALIVGETLTSLGLRSVPKTSGATGIQIIVPIRQGVTFDELRDIGHFVGKYVTQKHPDLFTLERLKKDRGDRIYFDYLQHYGGKTLAAPYTPRAKPGGTVSTPLTWDEVRNNVSVKDYHLMNIVERLQQVGDLIASVEPQPVELITQHLKKK from the coding sequence ATGCCCCGTACGATCAAAGGTACCATTACCATCGAGGGAGTAGAGCTTACTGTAACCAATCCCGACAAATTACTGTGGCCTGAAGCAGGAGTAACGAAAGCCATCTATCTGCAGAAGCTTGCCGCTATCGCTCCCTTTCTGCTGACGTACACCAGGAACCGCCTCCTGACAACCATCCGATATCCGCATGGTGCAGGCGGTGAATTTTTTTATCAAAAAAATGCTCCTGAACCCATTCCTGAGTTCGTACGTACCGAAATTCATGAGGGCATCCGCTATATCGTCATGGACGGTCTTCCGGAGCTGCTGTGGCTCGGCAATCTTGCCGCCCTGGAATTCCATCCCTCGTTACATGCTGTAGGCAGTCATCTCCCATGTGAATGGATGATTGATCTCGACCCCTCTCTTGAAGAGGAGCCGCGTATTATGCAGGCTGCTCTAATCGTAGGCGAAACGCTGACTTCCCTTGGCCTCCGTTCCGTACCCAAAACTTCCGGTGCCACAGGCATACAGATCATCGTTCCCATCCGACAGGGCGTCACCTTTGATGAGCTGCGGGATATTGGTCATTTTGTCGGCAAGTACGTCACCCAGAAGCATCCCGACCTGTTTACACTGGAGCGGCTCAAAAAGGACCGCGGAGACCGCATATATTTCGATTACCTGCAGCATTATGGCGGCAAAACCCTGGCAGCACCGTATACACCGCGAGCTAAACCCGGAGGTACCGTATCCACCCCGCTCACATGGGATGAAGTTCGGAACAATGTGTCGGTTAAGGATTATCACTTGATGAATATTGTGGAACGGCTGCAGCAGGTAGGCGATCTCATTGCCAGCGTGGAGCCGCAGCCCGTAGAACTCATTACGCAGCACCTCAAAAAGAAATAG
- a CDS encoding RNA ligase family protein — protein MFKPLIPFEPISRDSIPSGPNWIAQVKWDGVRMLAYEDGHELRLINRRLHDRTVQYPELVSDRNLCSVPSYILDGEVIALDPETGKPSFYHVLRRDRMSKPDAIAQALYRIPVTYMVFDILYCDGKWVTDQPLAERQRLLHRVLNPGSHVQEVTNTSDAASLLTVMRQHQMEGIVCKDLTSTYGINGKDQRWQKVKIMHDLYAMIGGVTYRSGVVNAIAVGVYDGPHFVYIGHVGTGKLNSATWRKLTEEVEPLIQKERPFHNVPERSSETTWIRPQIGVKVQYMELTQHRTLRHPSIQAFAEVSREDCLASQLNIEV, from the coding sequence ATGTTTAAGCCTCTGATCCCCTTTGAACCCATATCCCGGGACAGCATTCCAAGCGGACCTAACTGGATTGCCCAGGTGAAATGGGATGGGGTTCGCATGCTTGCGTACGAAGATGGCCATGAACTCAGGTTGATTAACCGCAGACTGCACGACCGGACAGTTCAGTATCCAGAGCTGGTCTCTGACCGCAATCTGTGCAGCGTCCCCTCCTACATTCTGGATGGCGAAGTGATTGCGCTTGACCCCGAAACGGGAAAGCCTTCTTTTTACCATGTGCTGCGCCGGGACCGCATGAGCAAACCAGACGCGATCGCCCAGGCCTTGTACCGGATTCCGGTGACTTATATGGTTTTCGATATTTTATACTGTGATGGAAAATGGGTCACGGATCAACCGCTTGCCGAACGCCAGCGTCTTCTTCATCGTGTTCTTAACCCGGGCTCACACGTTCAGGAGGTGACCAATACCTCCGATGCGGCTTCTCTGCTCACCGTTATGAGACAGCATCAGATGGAGGGAATTGTCTGTAAAGACCTCACAAGTACCTATGGCATCAATGGCAAGGATCAGCGCTGGCAAAAGGTTAAAATCATGCATGATCTATATGCCATGATTGGCGGGGTTACCTACCGTAGCGGCGTCGTTAACGCCATTGCGGTTGGTGTATATGATGGGCCTCATTTTGTCTATATTGGTCATGTCGGCACAGGTAAGCTGAACTCAGCCACCTGGCGTAAACTGACCGAGGAAGTTGAACCTTTGATTCAAAAGGAGCGGCCGTTCCATAACGTGCCCGAACGAAGCTCCGAAACGACATGGATCAGGCCCCAGATCGGAGTCAAAGTGCAATACATGGAACTGACCCAGCATCGCACTCTCCGCCATCCAAGCATACAAGCATTTGCTGAAGTATCTCGTGAAGATTGTCTTGCCAGCCAGCTCAACATCGAGGTGTAG
- a CDS encoding GerAB/ArcD/ProY family transporter — protein MVEKGRLTVRQLAALMFLCTIGEQILVFPAMITSFAHEDAWISGLLGVAGGMGILFIFLVTYKLHPKLNLIENALRTFGPWIGALFSCFYLFYFLIGTSTFVREIGDFMSTQILPESPHLILHLLFVGTLVWGLICGLECIARSAELWLPLIVLFLLILTICLLPHVKLDNIQPVLAQGFAAPFRGFIAVLTYPYCELCIFMMLLPYAKKEPHLEKDFLLAGFIGGLMLTLTLTICLLVMGPFMTQHHWFASFQLSQEINIGNFVQRIEAFMASVWIIAVFFKSILFFYSFILGITNLCRLSSYRMLILPASLLILAMSILVAPDEVFYLKVIIPYWIDWDLTCGIALPVLLILVHKLKSRASKRER, from the coding sequence ATGGTTGAAAAGGGACGTCTGACTGTAAGGCAGCTTGCCGCCTTAATGTTCCTCTGCACAATTGGTGAACAAATACTTGTATTTCCGGCCATGATCACCTCATTCGCCCACGAAGATGCCTGGATATCCGGTTTACTCGGTGTCGCCGGAGGTATGGGGATTCTGTTCATTTTTTTGGTCACCTATAAGCTCCACCCCAAACTCAATCTGATCGAAAATGCACTTCGTACATTCGGACCTTGGATCGGGGCCTTGTTCAGCTGCTTTTATTTGTTTTATTTTCTGATTGGTACGTCCACATTCGTCAGGGAAATCGGGGATTTCATGTCTACCCAGATCCTGCCTGAATCGCCGCACTTGATTTTGCACCTGCTCTTTGTTGGCACTCTCGTATGGGGGCTCATCTGCGGCCTCGAATGTATAGCCAGGAGTGCAGAGCTTTGGCTTCCCTTGATCGTCTTGTTTTTGCTTATTCTAACGATTTGTCTGCTCCCTCACGTAAAACTGGATAATATCCAGCCTGTTCTTGCCCAAGGCTTCGCTGCTCCATTCCGAGGTTTTATTGCCGTGCTGACCTATCCTTACTGTGAGTTATGCATCTTCATGATGTTACTCCCTTACGCCAAGAAGGAACCTCATTTGGAGAAGGATTTTCTTCTGGCAGGATTCATTGGCGGCCTGATGCTTACACTGACGCTGACCATTTGTCTTCTGGTTATGGGGCCGTTTATGACGCAGCATCACTGGTTCGCCTCTTTTCAACTGTCGCAAGAGATTAATATAGGCAACTTTGTGCAGCGAATCGAAGCCTTTATGGCCTCCGTCTGGATTATCGCCGTTTTCTTCAAAAGCATTCTGTTCTTCTACAGCTTTATCCTGGGGATCACGAACCTGTGCCGACTTTCAAGCTACCGTATGCTTATTCTGCCTGCGTCCCTTTTGATTTTGGCGATGTCCATCCTGGTGGCTCCGGACGAGGTTTTTTATCTCAAAGTCATTATCCCCTATTGGATCGACTGGGATCTTACGTGCGGAATCGCACTTCCTGTGCTGCTTATTTTGGTACATAAATTAAAGTCTCGTGCTTCAAAACGAGAACGTTAA
- a CDS encoding VOC family protein, whose product MTTPYQIPAITHLGEVSLRISNLERSIQFYTEVVGLRLLERQDKVATMTADGKTSLLRLEELTDAVTLPVRSHAGLYHFAILLPDRKSLGLALRNLAASGIEIGQGDHLVSEAFYISDPDQNGIEIYADRPRDTWRRDTDNNYIMASDPVDVQSLFDISENEPWHGLPAGTVIGHVHFHVRSLEESRRFYTGVLGFDVVGNFAGMSALFVSAGGYHHHIGLNIWAGTGAPANPNQATGIDYFTIVYAGQEQLQQALEQLRKQGSTLEELGGQWFTIDPQNIRIRLVTAE is encoded by the coding sequence ATGACTACCCCATACCAGATCCCTGCAATTACTCACTTGGGTGAAGTGAGCCTGCGAATCAGCAACCTGGAGCGATCCATTCAATTTTACACCGAGGTGGTTGGACTTCGATTACTGGAACGGCAGGATAAGGTCGCAACGATGACCGCTGACGGCAAAACGTCGCTGCTGCGCCTGGAAGAACTGACTGATGCGGTGACATTGCCTGTTCGTTCTCACGCGGGCTTGTACCATTTTGCCATTCTGCTGCCTGATCGCAAGTCCCTCGGGCTTGCACTCCGCAACCTCGCCGCCTCCGGCATTGAAATCGGCCAAGGGGATCACCTGGTTAGTGAGGCCTTTTATATTTCCGATCCGGATCAAAATGGCATTGAAATCTACGCCGACCGTCCGCGTGATACCTGGAGACGTGATACAGACAACAACTACATCATGGCGAGCGATCCGGTGGATGTACAGAGCTTGTTCGATATCTCGGAGAATGAGCCATGGCATGGTCTGCCGGCCGGAACCGTTATTGGTCATGTACACTTTCATGTACGCAGCCTGGAGGAATCCCGTCGTTTCTACACGGGTGTGCTCGGCTTTGACGTGGTTGGCAATTTTGCCGGCATGTCGGCGCTGTTTGTTTCTGCAGGTGGATATCACCACCATATCGGCCTGAATATCTGGGCAGGCACAGGCGCTCCTGCAAATCCGAACCAGGCTACGGGAATTGACTACTTTACCATCGTATACGCTGGACAGGAACAACTGCAGCAAGCACTGGAACAATTGCGTAAGCAAGGTTCCACACTTGAGGAACTAGGCGGTCAATGGTTTACCATCGATCCGCAGAATATCCGTATACGGCTGGTTACAGCAGAATAA